The following coding sequences are from one Candidatus Borkfalkia ceftriaxoniphila window:
- a CDS encoding InlB B-repeat-containing protein has product MKKFKYALIFAVTAILAASCVLMCACGPKEGALVDGKAVVKFDPNLESTGFFEEDVTTVPDQAVEPGKVIVNKPLVVKGSPVNPQNLGFRCWCVDKEGTTPWNFKDPVTKSMTLYAKWEARYEVNYYDGATLLHKANVFPGEKAERRDSDVVWKKILGWYTDAAMTKEYDFGASVNANLNLYVKTQPGLFLSPANIKTNALLGFGDIKYKDPNDESTVNVVGEGEDAYADIHFARCQNTSYMYFNGLGMWLRDQTDETNRFADYMTITYKNLGPSTHILFYYVVDYLQEDGSFIHSGEGGWKTRVLIPIETNMDEDGEWATVSVNLVEETMVNGVSEWGTADVLMVPCWMVAKENPSTGKFEGWYADNDVLIRGIEFTAVPTED; this is encoded by the coding sequence ATGAAAAAATTCAAATATGCTTTGATCTTCGCGGTCACTGCGATCCTCGCCGCCTCGTGCGTTCTGATGTGCGCCTGCGGGCCGAAAGAAGGCGCGCTCGTAGACGGCAAAGCGGTGGTGAAATTCGATCCCAATCTCGAAAGCACGGGCTTTTTCGAAGAGGACGTGACAACGGTGCCCGACCAGGCGGTGGAACCGGGCAAGGTCATCGTCAATAAACCCCTCGTCGTCAAGGGCTCGCCCGTCAACCCGCAGAACCTCGGCTTCCGCTGCTGGTGCGTGGATAAAGAGGGCACGACGCCCTGGAATTTCAAAGATCCCGTCACCAAGAGCATGACGCTCTATGCCAAATGGGAGGCGCGCTATGAAGTCAATTATTACGACGGCGCGACTTTGCTGCACAAAGCCAACGTTTTCCCGGGAGAAAAGGCGGAAAGAAGAGATTCCGACGTTGTCTGGAAAAAGATACTCGGTTGGTATACCGACGCCGCGATGACGAAAGAGTATGATTTCGGCGCCTCCGTCAATGCAAACCTCAATCTCTACGTCAAGACGCAGCCCGGTCTGTTCCTCTCTCCAGCCAATATTAAAACGAACGCATTGTTGGGATTCGGCGATATAAAGTATAAAGATCCCAACGACGAGTCGACAGTCAACGTCGTCGGCGAGGGCGAAGACGCCTACGCGGATATTCATTTCGCGCGCTGCCAGAACACCTCGTATATGTATTTCAACGGACTCGGGATGTGGCTGCGCGATCAGACGGACGAAACAAACCGCTTTGCCGATTATATGACCATCACCTATAAAAATCTGGGACCCTCCACGCATATCCTTTTCTACTACGTAGTGGATTATTTACAGGAGGACGGCTCCTTCATCCACTCGGGAGAGGGCGGCTGGAAGACGCGCGTTTTGATACCCATCGAAACGAATATGGATGAGGACGGCGAATGGGCGACGGTGAGCGTCAATCTCGTCGAAGAGACCATGGTGAACGGCGTTTCCGAATGGGGCACTGCGGACGTTCTTATGGTGCCTTGCTGGATGGTCGCGAAAGAAAACCCGTCTACGGGTAAATTCGAAGGCTGGTACGCCGATAACGACGTCTTGATCCGCGGGATCGAATTTACGGCGGTGCCGACGG
- a CDS encoding carbohydrate ABC transporter permease, whose product MKRARIKQSDRLGVQIFVVTWVTLSIVFSFVPLYVTILNSLKPHSAIAANIFSFAISFSAIRDNFTLAFNSIWRPMLNSIFVAFVGAFLNMMLGAVMAYIFSRKQFFGREFLFKVYIIILLVPSVMGMPVLLDFITKANLMNSYFAIWLPVIGGGQAGALFLFRTFFVQQPASIFESAKMDGANDVKIFIYLVLPLALPILLLNFVGTFSAQYNDYLWPGLVISSADKKTLMPVIQSTVELLESMQRRGAQYAMYVVCSIPLVITTSLSLKHFQSGDFASGMKL is encoded by the coding sequence ATGAAACGTGCCAGAATCAAACAATCCGACCGCCTCGGCGTGCAGATCTTCGTCGTGACGTGGGTCACGCTCTCCATCGTTTTCAGTTTCGTTCCGCTGTACGTGACGATCCTGAACAGTTTAAAACCGCACTCGGCGATCGCGGCGAATATCTTTTCCTTTGCGATCTCTTTTTCCGCGATCAGGGATAATTTTACGCTTGCGTTCAACAGCATCTGGCGCCCCATGCTCAACAGTATTTTCGTGGCGTTCGTGGGGGCGTTTCTCAATATGATGCTGGGCGCGGTGATGGCGTATATCTTCTCGCGCAAGCAATTTTTCGGCCGCGAATTTCTGTTCAAGGTATATATCATCATTTTGCTGGTACCTTCGGTCATGGGAATGCCCGTGCTGCTCGACTTTATCACCAAAGCCAATCTGATGAACAGTTATTTCGCCATCTGGCTGCCCGTTATCGGCGGCGGTCAGGCGGGGGCGCTGTTCCTGTTTCGCACGTTTTTCGTGCAGCAGCCCGCCTCTATCTTCGAAAGCGCCAAAATGGACGGCGCCAACGACGTCAAAATATTCATCTATCTCGTACTGCCGCTCGCGCTCCCCATACTTCTTTTGAACTTTGTGGGTACGTTCTCGGCGCAGTACAACGACTACCTGTGGCCCGGCCTCGTCATTTCCTCGGCGGATAAAAAGACGCTGATGCCCGTCATTCAGTCCACGGTAGAACTTTTGGAATCCATGCAGCGGCGCGGCGCGCAGTACGCGATGTACGTCGTCTGTTCCATCCCTCTGGTCATTACGACCTCTCTCAGTTTAAAGCATTTCCAGAGCGGCGATTTCGCTTCGGGAATGAAATTGTAA
- a CDS encoding carbohydrate ABC transporter permease, whose amino-acid sequence MKCNKKAFVTMLVSAILALALLLTGGILLSRMPHNSVVASAEGTTVTKIARSYTDDGWYYGDSAGNLVKLSEEGEKLAETVITEGQGIRSVASDPKLDGLLVLDEAYDLFWVKDKGNSLEKQFIRAFPGGYLSLAVDDDFVYFAVPASRYTRFAKYDKNDLAGEPVARGQMYTCVKQGAKYSFQPVVSGTVVGMYADEDHLFVVTGEGQYHRIAKDFSLNDFPFLSADELKDLNAEIAGDGTVTLDAGSYDAAKYRTARKQLAAKSVSYDEANARFYVASADAEFAALDKSFNEIEGYSHKLPNTPATGAMAFHRESGTVYIAYNNISSVTAIDTNAGRVLYQADVAFYITNMAVPSGGNRLLVICSGSNRDNPDYKELYSADIHTLSRKGTMNTLGILSLVFGALALAVAIFAALAAFRKGYAERCVVTLKGMARNWVTYLIILGSLAMLILFCYYPGISSMLMSFFDYTRDNPTMHFNNFENYIEIFTNSDNLLAFRNMLIFLVSDIVIALVPPVVFAFCLSLMRNKSYGTFARIVLFLPSVLPGIATLLIWTRGIYGVDGVLNLVYKIFAGEDASSILFLQDYGIPSLIMMGFPFVGSYLIFYGALMNVPSSYYEAAELDGCPLLKRMAMIDLPMISSQIKYVFILAFIQSVQNFGRVLMTTDGQFGTNIPIVLMYKKLQAGDYGLSSAYATLMFLVLIVATVFNMKIKTEECDI is encoded by the coding sequence ATGAAATGCAATAAAAAGGCATTCGTGACCATGCTCGTTTCCGCAATTTTAGCGCTCGCGCTCTTACTGACGGGCGGGATCCTTCTTTCGCGCATGCCGCACAACAGCGTCGTCGCGTCGGCGGAGGGCACCACGGTCACGAAGATCGCGCGTTCGTACACCGACGACGGTTGGTATTACGGCGACAGCGCGGGCAATCTCGTCAAACTCAGCGAAGAGGGCGAAAAACTGGCGGAAACGGTCATAACCGAGGGGCAGGGCATTCGTTCCGTTGCCTCCGATCCCAAACTGGACGGGTTGCTGGTGCTCGACGAAGCATACGATCTTTTTTGGGTGAAAGACAAGGGGAACTCGCTGGAAAAGCAATTCATCCGCGCTTTTCCCGGGGGATATCTCTCCCTTGCCGTGGACGACGATTTCGTGTATTTCGCCGTGCCTGCCTCCCGTTACACCCGTTTTGCCAAATACGATAAAAACGATCTGGCGGGCGAGCCCGTCGCGCGCGGACAAATGTACACATGCGTCAAGCAGGGCGCAAAATATTCCTTTCAGCCCGTCGTTTCCGGAACGGTGGTGGGAATGTACGCGGACGAAGACCATCTCTTTGTCGTCACGGGCGAGGGGCAGTACCACCGCATCGCAAAAGATTTTTCTTTGAACGATTTTCCCTTTCTCTCTGCGGACGAGTTAAAGGATCTGAACGCCGAAATTGCGGGCGACGGCACCGTGACGCTCGACGCGGGTTCGTACGACGCGGCGAAATACCGCACGGCGCGCAAACAACTGGCGGCGAAATCCGTATCGTACGACGAGGCGAACGCCCGTTTTTACGTGGCGAGCGCGGACGCGGAATTTGCGGCGCTGGACAAAAGTTTCAACGAAATAGAAGGGTATTCCCATAAACTTCCCAATACGCCCGCGACGGGCGCGATGGCGTTCCACCGCGAGAGCGGCACCGTATATATCGCCTATAATAATATTTCTTCGGTGACCGCGATCGATACGAACGCGGGGCGCGTCTTGTATCAGGCGGACGTGGCGTTCTATATTACGAATATGGCAGTGCCCTCGGGAGGCAACCGCCTACTGGTCATCTGTTCGGGGAGCAACCGCGACAATCCCGATTACAAGGAACTCTATTCCGCGGATATCCACACGTTGAGCCGAAAGGGGACGATGAACACGTTGGGCATTTTGAGCCTCGTGTTCGGCGCACTGGCGCTCGCCGTCGCAATTTTTGCCGCGTTGGCGGCGTTCAGGAAAGGGTATGCGGAGCGCTGCGTCGTAACGCTCAAAGGCATGGCGCGCAACTGGGTCACGTACCTGATCATTCTCGGGTCGCTCGCCATGCTGATATTGTTCTGCTACTATCCGGGCATTTCCTCCATGCTGATGTCGTTCTTCGACTATACGCGGGATAATCCGACGATGCACTTCAACAATTTCGAAAATTATATCGAAATATTCACGAACTCGGATAATCTTCTTGCCTTTCGGAATATGCTCATATTCCTTGTGTCGGATATCGTCATCGCGCTCGTGCCGCCCGTCGTCTTTGCGTTCTGCCTGTCGCTGATGCGCAACAAATCGTACGGCACTTTCGCGCGGATCGTGCTCTTTCTGCCCTCCGTGCTTCCGGGTATCGCGACGCTGCTCATCTGGACGCGCGGCATCTACGGGGTGGACGGCGTGCTCAATCTCGTATATAAGATTTTTGCGGGGGAAGACGCCTCGTCCATTCTGTTTTTACAGGATTACGGCATCCCGTCGCTGATCATGATGGGTTTCCCGTTCGTGGGTTCCTATCTCATCTTCTACGGCGCGCTGATGAACGTCCCGTCCTCCTATTACGAGGCTGCGGAGTTAGACGGCTGTCCGCTCTTGAAGCGGATGGCGATGATCGACCTTCCTATGATCTCTTCGCAGATCAAATACGTGTTCATTCTCGCGTTCATTCAATCCGTGCAGAATTTCGGGCGCGTTCTGATGACGACTGACGGGCAGTTCGGGACGAATATCCCCATCGTGCTCATGTACAAAAAATTGCAGGCAGGCGATTACGGGCTTTCTTCGGCATACGCCACGCTGATGTTCCTGGTGCTCATCGTCGCCACCGTGTTCAATATGAAAATAAAGACCGAGGAGTGTGATATTTGA
- a CDS encoding extracellular solute-binding protein has protein sequence MKKWIAFTMALAMSLTLVGCGGNGGGNTTDERIMHIDGLADDLYPNLERMDASGDNNFAGSVDVDIVFGKTKPGWEAVEKAYEKIQTGVDVRLNAHSDGTYLNDVTNAVNNANTDWDIFQGNRVSNVSSAAINLSSQLFDENHYAGKEIDDPDVEEGASKMWQSVLSTDAYITDKSGSNTACYIMNSESLSTAWFVNETAFKAAVENGYKNEDGKAEMPVTWDDLVNLCAALKEAGYTNPLGLAGDSASVNESQFAWLFRVYGDQYYRDLYPNINVQEGDAIYTDSNLEFAFDLEDPQPESNQGYNPSHTRFWNSLLDENNEYNQGKNISYVGANSDKFACFLDNLYKIRDYLPDNFTTVKFEEVRDSFMSATGKSSPVVLLDYTGFGLTFGTESRGFDIDFFDYPCMTCDHEEKHVTTDFVRDVGGNGGYLSVLRHKSDAMQEKMNIDFLKFFMSPYGQSIYYNALQGNKIAPDGLSTVLDFAIPETWKQFFESDKIQFNGLCDVNWYNNNFIYHVNGQSDSREAHVNVVHKLYKTGKYDSAADAIADFQKTWDEAVRAGYNKLCEGMNWSKELWKKPGTSPIV, from the coding sequence ATGAAAAAATGGATTGCGTTTACAATGGCTCTCGCAATGTCGCTCACGCTCGTCGGCTGCGGCGGCAACGGCGGCGGCAATACGACGGACGAGCGCATCATGCACATTGACGGGCTTGCGGACGATCTGTATCCCAACCTGGAACGCATGGACGCGTCGGGCGACAACAACTTTGCGGGTTCCGTCGACGTGGATATCGTGTTCGGCAAGACCAAACCCGGCTGGGAAGCGGTGGAAAAAGCCTACGAAAAAATTCAGACGGGTGTGGACGTGCGCCTCAACGCCCATTCGGACGGCACCTATCTCAACGACGTGACCAACGCCGTGAACAACGCCAATACCGATTGGGATATCTTTCAGGGCAACCGCGTTTCCAACGTGAGCAGCGCGGCGATCAACCTTTCCTCGCAGTTGTTCGACGAAAATCACTATGCGGGAAAGGAGATAGACGATCCCGACGTAGAGGAGGGCGCATCCAAAATGTGGCAGAGCGTGCTCTCGACCGACGCGTACATCACCGATAAGTCGGGAAGCAACACCGCCTGTTATATCATGAACAGCGAATCTCTCTCCACCGCCTGGTTCGTCAACGAAACGGCGTTCAAAGCGGCGGTGGAAAATGGCTATAAAAACGAGGACGGAAAAGCGGAAATGCCCGTTACCTGGGACGATCTGGTCAATCTTTGCGCCGCTTTGAAAGAAGCGGGTTACACAAATCCCCTGGGCCTTGCGGGCGACAGCGCGTCCGTCAACGAATCGCAGTTTGCCTGGCTGTTCCGCGTCTACGGCGACCAATATTACCGCGATCTGTATCCGAATATCAACGTACAGGAAGGGGACGCGATCTATACGGATTCCAATTTGGAATTCGCTTTCGATCTCGAAGATCCGCAGCCCGAATCCAATCAGGGTTACAATCCCAGTCACACGCGGTTCTGGAATTCCCTCCTCGACGAAAACAACGAATACAATCAGGGGAAAAACATATCCTACGTGGGCGCGAACAGCGATAAATTCGCTTGTTTTCTGGATAATCTCTATAAAATACGCGACTATCTGCCCGACAATTTCACGACCGTGAAATTCGAAGAAGTGCGCGATTCTTTCATGAGCGCGACCGGAAAATCGTCGCCCGTCGTTCTTCTCGATTACACGGGGTTCGGGCTGACGTTCGGGACAGAATCGCGCGGGTTCGACATCGATTTCTTCGATTATCCGTGCATGACTTGCGATCACGAGGAAAAGCACGTGACGACCGATTTCGTGCGCGACGTGGGCGGCAACGGCGGATACCTTTCCGTGCTGCGCCATAAGAGCGACGCCATGCAGGAAAAAATGAATATTGACTTTTTGAAATTCTTTATGTCGCCGTACGGCCAGTCCATTTACTACAACGCCTTGCAGGGCAACAAGATCGCGCCCGACGGACTGTCCACCGTGCTCGATTTCGCCATTCCCGAAACTTGGAAACAGTTTTTCGAGAGCGATAAGATACAGTTCAACGGGCTGTGCGACGTGAACTGGTACAACAACAACTTTATTTATCACGTAAACGGGCAGAGCGACAGCCGCGAAGCGCACGTGAACGTGGTGCATAAGTTATACAAGACGGGAAAATACGATTCGGCGGCGGATGCGATCGCGGATTTCCAGAAGACCTGGGACGAAGCGGTGCGCGCGGGATACAATAAACTGTGCGAAGGCATGAATTGGAGCAAAGAACTTTGGAAAAAGCCCGGTACCAGCCCGATCGTCTGA
- a CDS encoding DUF4091 domain-containing protein: MIIVQRGKVLFKRRLPSSMNGNFGKKCMKIKKIFSLMTAFLCLFALVACGEKEVPPSPPPEDSFEQYREIPVDYTKIDATYEDSALNLWFSHAFSKTAKGDTHSTGRDTYKIYMGKNEKENCQFFLSAATEKSFSLAASDFRSEKGDIVPVSLFYQYYFTMPFENMEQEVPDAIPPVKEGATFTLNANESVGFVLQAKTSADTPAGEYTATLEVFDGAGRQIKTAKVFLHVWDFVLSDDTVCRTAMWIDKNTLMGHDYKTLYDYLLDNRVNAYDLPYALDDPRVDEYLDDPRVNAFNILGFKFNKESGKGDEQIKSAMRAAYTKLSVKEEWNEKGYFYLVDEPNPSEIQKLGWIKMYGEWLEECYPGYRQLSPFFTDQWYDTAKTQDWIEFLRPYINIWVPKTYAYTTLREYGQIVGGKCLYKEGQEAELDAKFGSYPKRIQNMVEQDGDEAWWYVTSQPTDPYITLNTTEPGVAYRILFWQQKLNGVSGFLYWSVNYWSGDGWNNREGEWTEGSKTYGNGQLIYPGAKVGESGPVGSLRLESVRDGIEDYQVFTMLEKLVGKEKVNELIRRTTTHAAVWERDEDHFAGERVILGNYLEALSSKA; encoded by the coding sequence ATGATCATCGTTCAAAGGGGGAAGGTGCTTTTCAAGAGGCGTCTTCCCTCCTCGATGAACGGAAATTTCGGAAAAAAGTGTATGAAGATCAAAAAGATATTTTCTCTCATGACGGCATTTTTGTGCTTGTTCGCGCTCGTCGCGTGCGGAGAAAAAGAGGTTCCGCCCTCGCCGCCGCCCGAAGATAGTTTCGAACAGTACAGGGAAATCCCCGTCGATTATACCAAGATCGACGCAACGTACGAAGACAGCGCGCTCAACTTGTGGTTCTCGCACGCCTTTTCCAAAACGGCGAAAGGCGATACCCATTCTACGGGGCGCGATACGTATAAAATCTATATGGGCAAAAACGAAAAGGAAAATTGCCAGTTCTTTTTGAGCGCCGCCACGGAAAAATCCTTTTCGCTCGCGGCGAGCGATTTCCGTTCGGAAAAGGGCGACATCGTTCCCGTTTCCCTCTTCTATCAGTATTATTTTACCATGCCTTTCGAAAACATGGAGCAAGAGGTGCCCGACGCGATCCCTCCCGTCAAAGAGGGCGCAACGTTTACCTTAAACGCCAACGAATCTGTCGGATTCGTATTGCAGGCGAAAACTTCCGCGGATACGCCCGCGGGCGAATATACCGCGACGCTCGAAGTATTCGACGGGGCGGGGCGCCAGATCAAGACCGCCAAAGTATTTCTGCACGTGTGGGATTTCGTCCTATCGGACGACACCGTCTGCCGCACGGCAATGTGGATCGACAAAAATACTTTGATGGGGCACGATTATAAGACGCTCTACGATTATCTGTTGGATAACCGCGTCAACGCTTACGATCTTCCCTATGCGCTCGACGATCCGCGCGTGGACGAATATCTCGACGATCCGCGCGTCAACGCTTTCAATATTTTAGGATTCAAGTTCAATAAAGAATCGGGCAAGGGCGACGAACAGATCAAATCCGCCATGCGCGCGGCGTATACCAAACTTTCCGTGAAAGAGGAATGGAACGAAAAGGGCTACTTTTATCTGGTGGACGAACCTAACCCGAGCGAGATTCAGAAACTGGGGTGGATCAAAATGTACGGCGAGTGGCTGGAAGAGTGCTACCCCGGTTACCGCCAACTCTCTCCCTTTTTCACAGATCAGTGGTACGACACCGCAAAGACGCAGGACTGGATCGAGTTTTTGCGTCCCTATATCAATATCTGGGTTCCCAAGACCTACGCTTACACGACGCTGCGCGAATACGGACAGATCGTGGGCGGGAAATGCCTGTATAAAGAGGGGCAGGAAGCGGAACTCGACGCGAAATTCGGCAGTTATCCGAAACGCATTCAAAACATGGTCGAACAGGACGGCGACGAGGCGTGGTGGTACGTGACTTCCCAACCCACCGATCCCTATATCACGCTGAACACGACCGAACCCGGCGTGGCGTACCGCATTCTGTTCTGGCAGCAAAAACTGAACGGCGTGAGCGGTTTTCTGTATTGGAGCGTCAATTACTGGTCGGGCGACGGCTGGAACAACCGCGAAGGCGAGTGGACGGAGGGCAGCAAGACCTACGGCAACGGACAACTCATCTATCCGGGCGCGAAAGTGGGCGAAAGCGGTCCCGTCGGATCTCTGCGCCTCGAATCGGTGCGCGACGGCATCGAGGATTATCAGGTATTTACCATGCTGGAAAAACTCGTCGGTAAGGAAAAAGTAAACGAACTGATCCGCCGCACGACCACTCACGCGGCGGTCTGGGAGCGCGACGAAGATCATTTTGCGGGCGAGCGCGTGATTTTGGGAAATTATCTCGAAGCACTCTCGTCGAAAGCATAA
- a CDS encoding leucine-rich repeat domain-containing protein: protein MKRVLALILTMVVGLGLLTACAPDQDTCDHNWSEWTVVTEATCTVDGSEKRTCSICKKEETRPITAAHQWGEWKIVEPATHETPGLKERECSVDHEKQQEEIPAYGGEHEYKLDKIIEGDCVTKTVYEYKCSVCGDIRKEEGNIVPDKHVGTKYDCGLHCEFCGKDMDHAATTCGVEGHFKCDGLDHTQCAIEKASNMKLTAIDDGKAWRLDGFTSAGDRTEVFVPAFVDNKPVTEIGAMAFEGYLDAGDDESVIDWLDMVTYIYIPDTVKTLGEYFAYDMDALETVRLPKSVENWEQHTFFAVPSLKTLNIPRGTTSLKGNVGSPSSDTEYALESITLPVTFADLNCLKNFFLNSKVSAINYEGSEESWAALLAKVTDSEYKGKLEEITPVYNYNYNTLYAAETADMQVRLAGFAFEAVEGGYAITGCTGTVTDTLTIPATLLGKPVVALANDALSGEPYGNDEEGTNSNPLSKVKTIVFEAKLTSIGDYNFYGMDALTEVVLPATVTYVGSQCFYNCKNLTKVVIPDGATVDMSRAPFANCPALVEIELPATLKNQSAEGAFANANEALAITFGGNSNLWYYLTSAASANLAKATMTYNGGKTIEQDGNGTEFILNDDGESYTLVGFYDTVKAGEPLAPVGAYTVPTEFNGKPITGIGAAVFNAKAYANEEIATWMKTMVALIIGVMTPNAAGAFDYSDNNVKNIGSHNFVAMESVAQLRVPTEIDDTVMVGCYIDIIGANFIRVPRGVETMTDCFQWSNAFFNGVAARWLVLPSSIKEFNGNSWTGKANGFGVVMDCANADAGAEFEKVIDASHCTRSDWEGAVVPFFKTFSGASLVVGEGGAFNYDLFLTLGF from the coding sequence GTGAAAAGAGTTCTGGCTTTGATTCTGACTATGGTCGTCGGCTTGGGCTTACTGACTGCCTGTGCGCCCGATCAGGACACGTGCGATCATAACTGGTCGGAATGGACGGTCGTGACGGAAGCGACGTGCACGGTGGACGGATCGGAAAAGCGGACTTGCAGTATCTGCAAAAAGGAAGAGACCCGTCCTATTACTGCGGCGCATCAATGGGGCGAATGGAAGATTGTCGAGCCGGCAACGCATGAAACGCCCGGACTGAAAGAGCGCGAGTGCTCCGTCGACCATGAAAAGCAGCAGGAAGAAATTCCCGCGTACGGCGGCGAGCATGAGTATAAGTTGGATAAAATCATCGAAGGCGACTGCGTTACCAAAACCGTCTACGAGTACAAATGTTCCGTTTGCGGCGATATCAGGAAAGAAGAGGGCAACATCGTTCCCGATAAGCACGTCGGGACAAAATACGACTGCGGTCTCCACTGCGAATTCTGCGGAAAAGATATGGACCATGCCGCGACGACTTGCGGCGTGGAAGGGCATTTTAAATGCGACGGGCTGGATCATACCCAGTGCGCCATCGAAAAGGCCTCCAACATGAAACTCACCGCCATCGACGATGGTAAAGCGTGGCGTCTCGACGGCTTTACCTCCGCGGGGGACAGGACGGAAGTATTCGTGCCCGCCTTTGTAGACAATAAACCTGTCACGGAGATCGGAGCCATGGCCTTTGAAGGGTATCTGGATGCCGGCGACGATGAATCTGTCATCGATTGGCTGGATATGGTCACCTATATTTACATACCCGATACCGTCAAGACGTTGGGTGAATATTTCGCTTATGATATGGACGCTTTGGAAACCGTGCGCCTGCCCAAATCTGTCGAGAACTGGGAACAGCATACTTTCTTTGCCGTACCCTCTTTAAAGACCTTGAATATTCCCCGCGGCACGACTTCTTTGAAAGGAAACGTCGGTTCGCCTTCTTCGGATACGGAATATGCTTTGGAAAGCATTACTCTTCCCGTTACGTTTGCCGATCTGAACTGTTTGAAAAATTTCTTCCTGAACAGCAAAGTTTCGGCGATCAACTACGAGGGGAGCGAGGAATCCTGGGCGGCTCTGCTTGCGAAAGTGACGGATTCTGAGTACAAAGGGAAACTGGAAGAAATAACGCCCGTTTATAATTATAATTACAATACCCTGTACGCCGCGGAAACTGCCGATATGCAGGTGCGCCTGGCCGGTTTCGCGTTCGAAGCCGTGGAAGGCGGCTACGCGATCACGGGCTGCACGGGTACGGTTACGGACACCCTGACCATTCCCGCCACGCTGCTCGGTAAACCTGTCGTGGCATTGGCGAACGACGCGCTCAGCGGTGAACCTTATGGAAACGACGAAGAGGGGACAAACTCCAATCCTCTGAGCAAGGTAAAAACGATCGTGTTCGAGGCGAAACTTACAAGTATCGGCGATTATAACTTCTACGGAATGGACGCATTGACCGAAGTCGTATTGCCCGCAACGGTGACGTACGTCGGTTCGCAGTGCTTCTATAACTGTAAGAATTTGACCAAAGTCGTTATCCCCGACGGAGCGACGGTAGATATGAGCCGCGCGCCCTTCGCAAATTGCCCCGCGCTGGTCGAAATCGAATTGCCCGCCACGCTTAAAAATCAGAGTGCGGAAGGTGCGTTTGCCAATGCCAACGAGGCTTTGGCGATCACCTTTGGAGGAAATTCCAATCTTTGGTATTATTTGACGAGCGCGGCGTCTGCCAATCTTGCAAAAGCGACAATGACGTATAACGGCGGAAAGACCATCGAGCAAGACGGCAACGGCACCGAATTTATCTTAAATGACGACGGCGAATCTTATACCTTGGTCGGCTTCTACGATACGGTCAAAGCGGGCGAACCTTTGGCGCCTGTCGGGGCGTATACGGTTCCTACCGAGTTTAACGGAAAGCCGATAACGGGTATCGGTGCAGCGGTATTCAATGCCAAAGCATATGCAAACGAAGAGATCGCTACCTGGATGAAGACGATGGTCGCGCTGATCATCGGCGTGATGACGCCGAACGCTGCCGGTGCTTTCGATTATTCCGATAATAACGTGAAGAATATCGGTAGTCACAATTTTGTTGCGATGGAAAGCGTTGCGCAACTTCGCGTTCCCACCGAAATCGACGATACCGTTATGGTAGGCTGCTATATCGATATCATCGGGGCAAACTTCATTCGCGTTCCCCGCGGTGTGGAAACCATGACCGATTGTTTCCAGTGGTCCAATGCATTCTTTAACGGCGTGGCTGCAAGATGGCTCGTGTTGCCTTCTTCGATAAAAGAGTTTAACGGCAACAGTTGGACGGGTAAAGCAAACGGATTCGGCGTAGTTATGGATTGCGCAAATGCCGATGCGGGCGCTGAATTTGAAAAAGTAATTGATGCAAGCCATTGTACGCGCAGCGATTGGGAGGGAGCGGTCGTTCCGTTCTTCAAAACGTTCTCCGGAGCAAGCTTGGTCGTGGGTGAAGGCGGTGCTTTCAATTATGATTTATTCTTGACTCTCGGATTCTAA